The Paramisgurnus dabryanus chromosome 1, PD_genome_1.1, whole genome shotgun sequence genome includes a window with the following:
- the zfp36l2 gene encoding mRNA decay activator protein ZFP36L2, which yields MSATVLSSIYDFDREKLPSSNAIYLHNMLEKRNVGVPFAASNTNSNRPFGYFRSNSTNHMDLNLSNRLQVGLESSTPAFMNKENKHRERAFSDTGERSQLQELLQQKAGSQINSTRYKTELCRPFEENGTCKYGEKCQFAHGYHELRNLSRHPKYKTEPCRTFHTIGFCPYGPRCHFIHNAEERRAPTSNAQPRLNREIELQSTNPFMTQRERPKLHHSLSFSGFSSSHEQALMDSPISRTPPPPTCALGFYEDALTPTSPCLNAFTFPDQDLKAFLAPIITQTTSAFTQQNGDALYGNMRPPSPPFKINHLPSMHPLSESPVFDAPSPSPPDSLSDPEGYLSGSCCSSGTISGSESPSMEANRRLPIFSRLSISDD from the exons ATGTCTGCTACGGTTCTGTCTTCCATATACGATTTCGACAGG GAAAAGCTCCCAAGTTCAAATGCAATCTATCTCCACAACATGCTGGAAAAGAGAAATGTCGGGGTCCCATTCGCCGCCTCGAATACTAACAGCAACAGACCTTTTGGTTATTTCAGGAGTAACTCAACAAACCACATGGACTTAAACTTGAGCAACCGACTCCAGGTCGGTTTGGAGAGCTCGACACCTGCCTTCATGAATAAAGAGAACAAACATCGCGAGCGCGCGTTCAGTGACACGGGCGAGCGCAGTCAACTTCAGGAACTCCTTCAGCAAAAAGCCGGCTCCCAGATCAACTCGACCCGCTACAAAACCGAGCTCTGCCGACCTTTTGAAGAAAACGGGACGTGCAAGTACGGTGAGAAGTGTCAGTTCGCCCATGGCTATCACGAGTTGAGAAACCTGTCTCGACATCCGAAGTACAAAACCGAGCCGTGCCGCACATTCCACACTATCGGTTTCTGCCCATACGGCCCCCGGTGCCACTTCATTCATAACGCGGAAGAGCGCAGAGCCCCCACCAGTAACGCACAGCCAAGGCTTAACCGGGAGATTGAACTACAGTCCACGAACCCGTTTATGACCCAACGGGAAAGACCAAAGCTGCACCACAGCCTGAGCTTTTCTGGTTTCTCCAGTTCCCACGAGCAGGCTTTGATGGACAGCCCGATTTCCCGCACGCCCCCGCCGCCCACCTGCGCCCTCGGCTTCTACGAGGACGCGCTCACTCCGACTTCTCCCTGTCTGAACGCGTTCACGTTTCCCGATCAGGATCTTAAAGCGTTTCTCGCGCCAATTATCACTCAGACTACAAGCGCGTTCACGCAGCAAAACGGTGATGCTTTGTACGGTAACATGCGTCCTCCGTCTCCCCCTTTCAAAATAAACCACCTGCCCTCCATGCATCCACTCTCCGAGTCTCCGGTGTTTGATGCTCCGAGTCCGAGCCCACCGGATTCCCTCTCGGATCCCGAGGGATACCTGAGCGGCTCGTGCTGTTCCTCTGGCACAATCAGCGGCTCGGAGTCGCCCAGTATGGAGGCGAATAGACGTTTGCCAATCTTCAGCAGGCTGTCGATTTCAGACGATTAA